One part of the Magallana gigas chromosome 5, xbMagGiga1.1, whole genome shotgun sequence genome encodes these proteins:
- the LOC105336167 gene encoding uncharacterized protein isoform X1, with amino-acid sequence MNPQNYHKVYMNHVHSSTLLSQLSTMWKSQTLCDAMIKTGAVTTRAHRVVLVAACPMLQTMENATSGSHLEVRLASDISQESVNTFLQYLYEGYMILTEENCSEVEKIARLLQVDSITKCCADFNKTINKSAGAQFRYSFQDQTDFKHMRVSDLFKKQERSTKRSNEMHRPLSPSVKRQRIHTSSSPKIHDTSSMAESYGATADPWDRVPRLGSGFQGPGVVDIREDGFELVQTEPPKKDSSGSVQEPVKVQTSVSLSVSSQHNHSSDLRVVNVLGDPGPPAPDRAGKSSQAAPSSSGASSRDPITVSPLTFQDSPSSSSSSVDISRSMGLHDKTPHKKDADKSTHPKVHIPDYSEQQFSSEMMNSSSMPRSSEDSSSSYRAPYPVAMTQIPRQPAPKPFASGSASQSLPVFPETLCSPSSQKSQSTPRESIERPPSIGRGGESGKEKGDEQPDLSIVKIETATERDMSNLEMYMGGEESFGSHGHPPIRTEEDDPGPDYSVEEPPTDWQREDASNEGSNVSGMDSSGNWYMGQMKEKDTTSSKGPLEFLQNVFGRPRPPFQGSEAMNKPKSTLTGYDINGDPRLQSQQIKHFYRPINPSMFSPTLPFRSPRPRAPRPEIVARSHEDFEAMEKAGLKHRLVHILDGKDTRNCKMCESMGVRTGTRIVRSYYMCEACGVPLCRPQRRDCFIQYHSMVGYFGPLEDIGNNAP; translated from the exons atgAATCCACAAAACTACCACAAAGTTTACATGAACCATGTTCATTCGAGCACTCTTCTGTCCCAGTTGTCCACCATGTGGAAGAGCCAAACTCTGTGTGATGCCATGATAAAAACTGGAGCTGTGACAACAAGA gCTCATAGAGTAGTCCTTGTGGCAGCCTGCCCTATGTTACAGACTATGGAGAACGCTACATCTGGGTCTCACCTGGAGGTCCGGCTAGCCTCAGATATCAGTCAGGAGTCTGTCAACACATTTCTACAGTATCTGTACGAAGGCTACATGATTCTAACTGAAGAAAACTGCAGCGAAGTGGAAAAAATTGCAAGGCTACTGCAGGTGGACAGCATTACAAagtgttgtgctgactttaacAAAACTATCAATAAATCAGCTGGCGCTCAGTTCCGGTACAGCTTTCAGGACCAGACAGACTTTAAACACATGAGAGTTTCAGACCTGTTCAAAAAGCAGGAGAGATCTACAAAGAGAAGCAATGAAATGCATCGACCCCTCAGTCCCAGTGTAAAAAGACAGAGGATACACACTTCATCAAGTCCAAAAATCCACGATACAAGCAGTATGGCGGAGAGCTATGGTGCCACTGCAGATCCATGGGACAGAGTTCCAAGGCTGGGGTCAGGATTTCAGGGTCCAGGAGTAGTTGATATCAGAGAAGATGGATTTGAATTGGTACAGACAGAGCCTCCTAAAAAAGATTCCAGTGGCAGTGTTCAGGAGCCAGTCAAAGTCCAGACCAGTGTGTCTCTCTCTGTGTCTAGTCAGCATAATCATTCGTCAGATTTACGGGTGGTGAATGTCTTAGGTGACCCGGGACCCCCAGCTCCTGACCGGGCGGGTAAGTCTTCACAGGCAGCTCCCTCATCCTCTGGTGCATCGAGTCGTGATCCCATCACTGTCAGTCCCCTCACCTTCCAAGACTCCCCATCCTCATCTTCATCATCAGTGGACATCAGCCGCAGCATGGGGCTACATGACAAAACGCCTCACAAAAAAGATGCCGATAAATCAACCCATCCCAAGGTACACATACCAGACTACTCAGAGCAGCAGTTCAGCAGTGAGATGATGAATTCCAGCTCCATGCCTCGCAGCAGTGAGGACTCTAGCTCCTCTTATAGGGCCCCATATCCAGTTGCCATGACACAGATACCAAGGCAACCAGCTCCGAAACCATTTGCTAGTGGAAGTGCTTCTCAGTCCTTGCCAGTCTTTCCAGAAACTCTCTGTTCTCCATCCTCACAGAAGTCTCAGTCCACCCCTAGAGAAAGCATTGAAAGGCCACCATCCATTGGCAGGGGTGGAGAATCTGG TAAAGAAAAAGGTGATGAGCAGCCAGATTTAAGTATTGTCAAAATAGAGACAGCCACCGAGAGAGACATGAGCAATCTTGAAATGTACATGGGAGGGGAGGAGTCATTTGGTAGTCATGGGCACCCACCAATCCGGACCGAGGAGGATGACCCTGGTCCTGACTACAGTGTAGAGGAGCCCCCCACAGACTGGCAGAGAGAGGACGCGTCCAATGAGGGCAGCAATGTGAGCGGGATGGACAGCAGCGGCAACTGGTACATGGGACAGATGAAAG AGAAAGATACTACATCATCAAAAGGGCCTTTGGAATTTTTGCAGAACGTATTCGGAAGACCAAGGCCACCCTTTCAAGGATCAGAGGCTATGAATAAACCAAAGTCAACACTCACCGGTTACGATATAAATGGAGACCCTCGATTACAAAGCCAACAAATAAAACACTTTTATCGCCCGATAAACCCTTCCATGTTTAGCCCGACATTACCATTTAGATCTCCAAGACCCCGGGCACCTAGACCAGAAATAGTTGCACGAAGTCACGAGGACTTCGAGGCTATGGAAAAAGCAGGACTGAAGCATAGGCTTGTGCACATATTAGATGGCAAGGATACAAGGAATTGTAAGATGTGCGAATCGATGGGAGTTCGAACTGGGACACGGATTGTTCGGTCGTACTACATGTGTGAAGCATGTGGGGTTCCTTTGTGTAGGCCGCAAAGAAGAGACTGTTTTATACAGTATCATAGTATGGTGGGCTACTTTGGACCTTTAGAAGACATTGGGAATAATGCGCCATAG
- the LOC105336167 gene encoding B-cell lymphoma 6 protein isoform X11 encodes MNPQNYHKVYMNHVHSSTLLSQLSTMWKSQTLCDAMIKTGAVTTRAHRVVLVAACPMLQTMENATSGSHLEVRLASDISQESVNTFLQYLYEGYMILTEENCSEVEKIARLLQVDSITKCCADFNKTINKSAGAQFRYSFQDQTDFKHMRVSDLFKKQERSTKRSNEMHRPLSPSVKRQRIHTSSSPKIHDTSSMAESYGATADPWDRVPRLGSGFQGPGVVDIREDGFELVQTEPPKKDSSGSVQEPVKVQTSVSLSVSSQHNHSSDLRVVNVLGDPGPPAPDRAGKSSQAAPSSSGASSRDPITVSPLTFQDSPSSSSSSVDISRSMGLHDKTPHKKDADKSTHPKVHIPDYSEQQFSSEMMNSSSMPRSSEDSSSSYRAPYPVAMTQIPRQPAPKPFASGSASQSLPVFPETLCSPSSQKSQSTPRESIERPPSIGRGGESGKEKGDEQPDLSIVKIETATERDMSNLEMYMGGEESFGSHGHPPIRTEEDDPGPDYSVEEPPTDWQREDASNEGSNVSGMDSSGNWYMGQMKGNVSSAAKVGEFLGTGLKRTMKCSQRGTMYFEECKFCGKGFQSRYGYESHIKVYHSDTQSLQKCNICGKPFVNRANLLVHLASHTNNRPFKCEVCQNTYKLKHHLKGHRCSGMKK; translated from the exons atgAATCCACAAAACTACCACAAAGTTTACATGAACCATGTTCATTCGAGCACTCTTCTGTCCCAGTTGTCCACCATGTGGAAGAGCCAAACTCTGTGTGATGCCATGATAAAAACTGGAGCTGTGACAACAAGA gCTCATAGAGTAGTCCTTGTGGCAGCCTGCCCTATGTTACAGACTATGGAGAACGCTACATCTGGGTCTCACCTGGAGGTCCGGCTAGCCTCAGATATCAGTCAGGAGTCTGTCAACACATTTCTACAGTATCTGTACGAAGGCTACATGATTCTAACTGAAGAAAACTGCAGCGAAGTGGAAAAAATTGCAAGGCTACTGCAGGTGGACAGCATTACAAagtgttgtgctgactttaacAAAACTATCAATAAATCAGCTGGCGCTCAGTTCCGGTACAGCTTTCAGGACCAGACAGACTTTAAACACATGAGAGTTTCAGACCTGTTCAAAAAGCAGGAGAGATCTACAAAGAGAAGCAATGAAATGCATCGACCCCTCAGTCCCAGTGTAAAAAGACAGAGGATACACACTTCATCAAGTCCAAAAATCCACGATACAAGCAGTATGGCGGAGAGCTATGGTGCCACTGCAGATCCATGGGACAGAGTTCCAAGGCTGGGGTCAGGATTTCAGGGTCCAGGAGTAGTTGATATCAGAGAAGATGGATTTGAATTGGTACAGACAGAGCCTCCTAAAAAAGATTCCAGTGGCAGTGTTCAGGAGCCAGTCAAAGTCCAGACCAGTGTGTCTCTCTCTGTGTCTAGTCAGCATAATCATTCGTCAGATTTACGGGTGGTGAATGTCTTAGGTGACCCGGGACCCCCAGCTCCTGACCGGGCGGGTAAGTCTTCACAGGCAGCTCCCTCATCCTCTGGTGCATCGAGTCGTGATCCCATCACTGTCAGTCCCCTCACCTTCCAAGACTCCCCATCCTCATCTTCATCATCAGTGGACATCAGCCGCAGCATGGGGCTACATGACAAAACGCCTCACAAAAAAGATGCCGATAAATCAACCCATCCCAAGGTACACATACCAGACTACTCAGAGCAGCAGTTCAGCAGTGAGATGATGAATTCCAGCTCCATGCCTCGCAGCAGTGAGGACTCTAGCTCCTCTTATAGGGCCCCATATCCAGTTGCCATGACACAGATACCAAGGCAACCAGCTCCGAAACCATTTGCTAGTGGAAGTGCTTCTCAGTCCTTGCCAGTCTTTCCAGAAACTCTCTGTTCTCCATCCTCACAGAAGTCTCAGTCCACCCCTAGAGAAAGCATTGAAAGGCCACCATCCATTGGCAGGGGTGGAGAATCTGG TAAAGAAAAAGGTGATGAGCAGCCAGATTTAAGTATTGTCAAAATAGAGACAGCCACCGAGAGAGACATGAGCAATCTTGAAATGTACATGGGAGGGGAGGAGTCATTTGGTAGTCATGGGCACCCACCAATCCGGACCGAGGAGGATGACCCTGGTCCTGACTACAGTGTAGAGGAGCCCCCCACAGACTGGCAGAGAGAGGACGCGTCCAATGAGGGCAGCAATGTGAGCGGGATGGACAGCAGCGGCAACTGGTACATGGGACAGATGAAAG GGAATGTCAGTTCTGCCGCAAAAGTTGGCGAGTTCCTTGGGACAGGTTTAAAGAGGACGATGAAGTGTTCCCAGAGGGGAACCATGTACTTTGAAGAGTGCAAATTTTGTGGAAAGGGTTTTCAGTCTCGATACGGCTATGAATCCCATATCAAGGTGTACCACTCTGACACGCAATCTCTACAAAAGTGTAATATTTGCGGAAAACCGTTTGTGAATCGCGCCAATCTGTTAGTACATTTGGCGTCACACACGAACAATCGACCGTTCAAATGTGAGGTGTGTCAAAACACTTACAAGCTGAAACATCATCTGAAAGGTCATAGGTGTTCTGGTATGAAGAAATAG
- the LOC105336167 gene encoding zinc finger and BTB domain-containing protein 49 isoform X8 has translation MNPQNYHKVYMNHVHSSTLLSQLSTMWKSQTLCDAMIKTGAVTTRAHRVVLVAACPMLQTMENATSGSHLEVRLASDISQESVNTFLQYLYEGYMILTEENCSEVEKIARLLQVDSITKCCADFNKTINKSAGAQFRYSFQDQTDFKHMRVSDLFKKQERSTKRSNEMHRPLSPSVKRQRIHTSSSPKIHDTSSMAESYGATADPWDRVPRLGSGFQGPGVVDIREDGFELVQTEPPKKDSSGSVQEPVKVQTSVSLSVSSQHNHSSDLRVVNVLGDPGPPAPDRAGKSSQAAPSSSGASSRDPITVSPLTFQDSPSSSSSSVDISRSMGLHDKTPHKKDADKSTHPKVHIPDYSEQQFSSEMMNSSSMPRSSEDSSSSYRAPYPVAMTQIPRQPAPKPFASGSASQSLPVFPETLCSPSSQKSQSTPRESIERPPSIGRGGESGKEKGDEQPDLSIVKIETATERDMSNLEMYMGGEESFGSHGHPPIRTEEDDPGPDYSVEEPPTDWQREDASNEGSNVSGMDSSGNWYMGQMKDEKTHGLQLQNQRMFSVPTYSLMQQSFLRQMQVNGERHNCDVCEKSFSSVYSLGRHKQMFHVQGKTNCCRECGKSFFNSYLLKRHLLSHSSDRPFICPVCGKTYKYKHDLKNHCLAHAN, from the exons atgAATCCACAAAACTACCACAAAGTTTACATGAACCATGTTCATTCGAGCACTCTTCTGTCCCAGTTGTCCACCATGTGGAAGAGCCAAACTCTGTGTGATGCCATGATAAAAACTGGAGCTGTGACAACAAGA gCTCATAGAGTAGTCCTTGTGGCAGCCTGCCCTATGTTACAGACTATGGAGAACGCTACATCTGGGTCTCACCTGGAGGTCCGGCTAGCCTCAGATATCAGTCAGGAGTCTGTCAACACATTTCTACAGTATCTGTACGAAGGCTACATGATTCTAACTGAAGAAAACTGCAGCGAAGTGGAAAAAATTGCAAGGCTACTGCAGGTGGACAGCATTACAAagtgttgtgctgactttaacAAAACTATCAATAAATCAGCTGGCGCTCAGTTCCGGTACAGCTTTCAGGACCAGACAGACTTTAAACACATGAGAGTTTCAGACCTGTTCAAAAAGCAGGAGAGATCTACAAAGAGAAGCAATGAAATGCATCGACCCCTCAGTCCCAGTGTAAAAAGACAGAGGATACACACTTCATCAAGTCCAAAAATCCACGATACAAGCAGTATGGCGGAGAGCTATGGTGCCACTGCAGATCCATGGGACAGAGTTCCAAGGCTGGGGTCAGGATTTCAGGGTCCAGGAGTAGTTGATATCAGAGAAGATGGATTTGAATTGGTACAGACAGAGCCTCCTAAAAAAGATTCCAGTGGCAGTGTTCAGGAGCCAGTCAAAGTCCAGACCAGTGTGTCTCTCTCTGTGTCTAGTCAGCATAATCATTCGTCAGATTTACGGGTGGTGAATGTCTTAGGTGACCCGGGACCCCCAGCTCCTGACCGGGCGGGTAAGTCTTCACAGGCAGCTCCCTCATCCTCTGGTGCATCGAGTCGTGATCCCATCACTGTCAGTCCCCTCACCTTCCAAGACTCCCCATCCTCATCTTCATCATCAGTGGACATCAGCCGCAGCATGGGGCTACATGACAAAACGCCTCACAAAAAAGATGCCGATAAATCAACCCATCCCAAGGTACACATACCAGACTACTCAGAGCAGCAGTTCAGCAGTGAGATGATGAATTCCAGCTCCATGCCTCGCAGCAGTGAGGACTCTAGCTCCTCTTATAGGGCCCCATATCCAGTTGCCATGACACAGATACCAAGGCAACCAGCTCCGAAACCATTTGCTAGTGGAAGTGCTTCTCAGTCCTTGCCAGTCTTTCCAGAAACTCTCTGTTCTCCATCCTCACAGAAGTCTCAGTCCACCCCTAGAGAAAGCATTGAAAGGCCACCATCCATTGGCAGGGGTGGAGAATCTGG TAAAGAAAAAGGTGATGAGCAGCCAGATTTAAGTATTGTCAAAATAGAGACAGCCACCGAGAGAGACATGAGCAATCTTGAAATGTACATGGGAGGGGAGGAGTCATTTGGTAGTCATGGGCACCCACCAATCCGGACCGAGGAGGATGACCCTGGTCCTGACTACAGTGTAGAGGAGCCCCCCACAGACTGGCAGAGAGAGGACGCGTCCAATGAGGGCAGCAATGTGAGCGGGATGGACAGCAGCGGCAACTGGTACATGGGACAGATGAAAG atgagAAAACACATGGATTACAGTTACAAAATCAAAGAATGTTCTCGGTTCCTACATATTCCTTGATGCAGCAATCGTTTCTAAGGCAGATGCAAGTCAATGGGGAGAGACATAACTGTGACGTTTGCGAGAAATCATTTAGTTCAGTTTATAGTCTTGGTCGCCATAAACAAATGTTTCACGTGCAAGGAAAAACAAACTGTTGCAGGGAATGTGGAAAATCGTTTTTTAACTCCTATCTGCTGAAAAGACACTTGTTATCGCACTCATCTGACAGACCATTTATATGCCCAGTTTGTGGGAAAACATACAAATACAAGCATGATCTTAAGAACCACTGCCTTGCTCACGCCAACTGA
- the LOC105336167 gene encoding myoneurin isoform X7: MNPQNYHKVYMNHVHSSTLLSQLSTMWKSQTLCDAMIKTGAVTTRAHRVVLVAACPMLQTMENATSGSHLEVRLASDISQESVNTFLQYLYEGYMILTEENCSEVEKIARLLQVDSITKCCADFNKTINKSAGAQFRYSFQDQTDFKHMRVSDLFKKQERSTKRSNEMHRPLSPSVKRQRIHTSSSPKIHDTSSMAESYGATADPWDRVPRLGSGFQGPGVVDIREDGFELVQTEPPKKDSSGSVQEPVKVQTSVSLSVSSQHNHSSDLRVVNVLGDPGPPAPDRAGKSSQAAPSSSGASSRDPITVSPLTFQDSPSSSSSSVDISRSMGLHDKTPHKKDADKSTHPKVHIPDYSEQQFSSEMMNSSSMPRSSEDSSSSYRAPYPVAMTQIPRQPAPKPFASGSASQSLPVFPETLCSPSSQKSQSTPRESIERPPSIGRGGESGKEKGDEQPDLSIVKIETATERDMSNLEMYMGGEESFGSHGHPPIRTEEDDPGPDYSVEEPPTDWQREDASNEGSNVSGMDSSGNWYMGQMKGYKFPPRQRVNVECGHLSLFDRRGSEMKQSVSWCSSCSKQFSCASSLRRHRDIFHTDKELPSCTICGKKFPTSYSLAIHIRSHTNIRQFVCPMCQKSYKHKKDLQRHRSYTCDATVSEK; the protein is encoded by the exons atgAATCCACAAAACTACCACAAAGTTTACATGAACCATGTTCATTCGAGCACTCTTCTGTCCCAGTTGTCCACCATGTGGAAGAGCCAAACTCTGTGTGATGCCATGATAAAAACTGGAGCTGTGACAACAAGA gCTCATAGAGTAGTCCTTGTGGCAGCCTGCCCTATGTTACAGACTATGGAGAACGCTACATCTGGGTCTCACCTGGAGGTCCGGCTAGCCTCAGATATCAGTCAGGAGTCTGTCAACACATTTCTACAGTATCTGTACGAAGGCTACATGATTCTAACTGAAGAAAACTGCAGCGAAGTGGAAAAAATTGCAAGGCTACTGCAGGTGGACAGCATTACAAagtgttgtgctgactttaacAAAACTATCAATAAATCAGCTGGCGCTCAGTTCCGGTACAGCTTTCAGGACCAGACAGACTTTAAACACATGAGAGTTTCAGACCTGTTCAAAAAGCAGGAGAGATCTACAAAGAGAAGCAATGAAATGCATCGACCCCTCAGTCCCAGTGTAAAAAGACAGAGGATACACACTTCATCAAGTCCAAAAATCCACGATACAAGCAGTATGGCGGAGAGCTATGGTGCCACTGCAGATCCATGGGACAGAGTTCCAAGGCTGGGGTCAGGATTTCAGGGTCCAGGAGTAGTTGATATCAGAGAAGATGGATTTGAATTGGTACAGACAGAGCCTCCTAAAAAAGATTCCAGTGGCAGTGTTCAGGAGCCAGTCAAAGTCCAGACCAGTGTGTCTCTCTCTGTGTCTAGTCAGCATAATCATTCGTCAGATTTACGGGTGGTGAATGTCTTAGGTGACCCGGGACCCCCAGCTCCTGACCGGGCGGGTAAGTCTTCACAGGCAGCTCCCTCATCCTCTGGTGCATCGAGTCGTGATCCCATCACTGTCAGTCCCCTCACCTTCCAAGACTCCCCATCCTCATCTTCATCATCAGTGGACATCAGCCGCAGCATGGGGCTACATGACAAAACGCCTCACAAAAAAGATGCCGATAAATCAACCCATCCCAAGGTACACATACCAGACTACTCAGAGCAGCAGTTCAGCAGTGAGATGATGAATTCCAGCTCCATGCCTCGCAGCAGTGAGGACTCTAGCTCCTCTTATAGGGCCCCATATCCAGTTGCCATGACACAGATACCAAGGCAACCAGCTCCGAAACCATTTGCTAGTGGAAGTGCTTCTCAGTCCTTGCCAGTCTTTCCAGAAACTCTCTGTTCTCCATCCTCACAGAAGTCTCAGTCCACCCCTAGAGAAAGCATTGAAAGGCCACCATCCATTGGCAGGGGTGGAGAATCTGG TAAAGAAAAAGGTGATGAGCAGCCAGATTTAAGTATTGTCAAAATAGAGACAGCCACCGAGAGAGACATGAGCAATCTTGAAATGTACATGGGAGGGGAGGAGTCATTTGGTAGTCATGGGCACCCACCAATCCGGACCGAGGAGGATGACCCTGGTCCTGACTACAGTGTAGAGGAGCCCCCCACAGACTGGCAGAGAGAGGACGCGTCCAATGAGGGCAGCAATGTGAGCGGGATGGACAGCAGCGGCAACTGGTACATGGGACAGATGAAAG gaTATAAGTTTCCACCAAGGCAACGAGTAAACGTCGAATGCGGGCATCTGTCATTGTTTGATAGGAGAGGAAGTGAAATGAAGCAGAGTGTCAGTTGGTGTTCTTCGTGTTCCAAACAGTTTTCATGTGCCTCTAGTCTGAGGCGTCATCGGGATATTTTCCATACGGATAAGGAACTGCCGTCGTGTACAATTTGTGGAAAGAAATTTCCTACGTCATATAGTTTGGCAATTCATATACGGTCACACACTAACATTCGACAATTTGTATGTCCTATGTGCCAAAAAAGTTACAAACATAAAAAAGATCTTCAAAGGCATAGGTCTTATACATGTGACGCtacagtttctgagaaataa
- the LOC105336167 gene encoding myoneurin isoform X4: MNPQNYHKVYMNHVHSSTLLSQLSTMWKSQTLCDAMIKTGAVTTRAHRVVLVAACPMLQTMENATSGSHLEVRLASDISQESVNTFLQYLYEGYMILTEENCSEVEKIARLLQVDSITKCCADFNKTINKSAGAQFRYSFQDQTDFKHMRVSDLFKKQERSTKRSNEMHRPLSPSVKRQRIHTSSSPKIHDTSSMAESYGATADPWDRVPRLGSGFQGPGVVDIREDGFELVQTEPPKKDSSGSVQEPVKVQTSVSLSVSSQHNHSSDLRVVNVLGDPGPPAPDRAGKSSQAAPSSSGASSRDPITVSPLTFQDSPSSSSSSVDISRSMGLHDKTPHKKDADKSTHPKVHIPDYSEQQFSSEMMNSSSMPRSSEDSSSSYRAPYPVAMTQIPRQPAPKPFASGSASQSLPVFPETLCSPSSQKSQSTPRESIERPPSIGRGGESGKEKGDEQPDLSIVKIETATERDMSNLEMYMGGEESFGSHGHPPIRTEEDDPGPDYSVEEPPTDWQREDASNEGSNVSGMDSSGNWYMGQMKGQANEGFEDLDMHVSPSKGLTSADQDDSLWESGEPTYQNERVIVSSIYSHPCRLCHESFGSSSSLWRHKRLRHSEKKLPQCRFCDKKFTDLHNLKTHEISHTNERQYVCVSCNKAYKYKQDLKNHRCKNMEQPL; encoded by the exons atgAATCCACAAAACTACCACAAAGTTTACATGAACCATGTTCATTCGAGCACTCTTCTGTCCCAGTTGTCCACCATGTGGAAGAGCCAAACTCTGTGTGATGCCATGATAAAAACTGGAGCTGTGACAACAAGA gCTCATAGAGTAGTCCTTGTGGCAGCCTGCCCTATGTTACAGACTATGGAGAACGCTACATCTGGGTCTCACCTGGAGGTCCGGCTAGCCTCAGATATCAGTCAGGAGTCTGTCAACACATTTCTACAGTATCTGTACGAAGGCTACATGATTCTAACTGAAGAAAACTGCAGCGAAGTGGAAAAAATTGCAAGGCTACTGCAGGTGGACAGCATTACAAagtgttgtgctgactttaacAAAACTATCAATAAATCAGCTGGCGCTCAGTTCCGGTACAGCTTTCAGGACCAGACAGACTTTAAACACATGAGAGTTTCAGACCTGTTCAAAAAGCAGGAGAGATCTACAAAGAGAAGCAATGAAATGCATCGACCCCTCAGTCCCAGTGTAAAAAGACAGAGGATACACACTTCATCAAGTCCAAAAATCCACGATACAAGCAGTATGGCGGAGAGCTATGGTGCCACTGCAGATCCATGGGACAGAGTTCCAAGGCTGGGGTCAGGATTTCAGGGTCCAGGAGTAGTTGATATCAGAGAAGATGGATTTGAATTGGTACAGACAGAGCCTCCTAAAAAAGATTCCAGTGGCAGTGTTCAGGAGCCAGTCAAAGTCCAGACCAGTGTGTCTCTCTCTGTGTCTAGTCAGCATAATCATTCGTCAGATTTACGGGTGGTGAATGTCTTAGGTGACCCGGGACCCCCAGCTCCTGACCGGGCGGGTAAGTCTTCACAGGCAGCTCCCTCATCCTCTGGTGCATCGAGTCGTGATCCCATCACTGTCAGTCCCCTCACCTTCCAAGACTCCCCATCCTCATCTTCATCATCAGTGGACATCAGCCGCAGCATGGGGCTACATGACAAAACGCCTCACAAAAAAGATGCCGATAAATCAACCCATCCCAAGGTACACATACCAGACTACTCAGAGCAGCAGTTCAGCAGTGAGATGATGAATTCCAGCTCCATGCCTCGCAGCAGTGAGGACTCTAGCTCCTCTTATAGGGCCCCATATCCAGTTGCCATGACACAGATACCAAGGCAACCAGCTCCGAAACCATTTGCTAGTGGAAGTGCTTCTCAGTCCTTGCCAGTCTTTCCAGAAACTCTCTGTTCTCCATCCTCACAGAAGTCTCAGTCCACCCCTAGAGAAAGCATTGAAAGGCCACCATCCATTGGCAGGGGTGGAGAATCTGG TAAAGAAAAAGGTGATGAGCAGCCAGATTTAAGTATTGTCAAAATAGAGACAGCCACCGAGAGAGACATGAGCAATCTTGAAATGTACATGGGAGGGGAGGAGTCATTTGGTAGTCATGGGCACCCACCAATCCGGACCGAGGAGGATGACCCTGGTCCTGACTACAGTGTAGAGGAGCCCCCCACAGACTGGCAGAGAGAGGACGCGTCCAATGAGGGCAGCAATGTGAGCGGGATGGACAGCAGCGGCAACTGGTACATGGGACAGATGAAAG GTCAAGCAAATGAAGGCTTTGAGGACTTGGATATGCATGTTTCACCTAGTAAAGGTTTGACCTCTGCAGATCAGGATGATAGCCTTTGGGAGTCAGGTGAACCGACGTACCAAAATGAGAGGGTTATCGTCAGTAGCATATACAGCCATCCCTGTCGCCTCTGTCATGAATCGTTTGGTTCTTCTTCAAGCCTTTGGCGACATAAGAGATTAAGACATTCCGAGAAGAAATTGCCACAGTGTCGGTTCTGTGATAAGAAATTCACAGATTTGCATAATTTGAAAACTCACGAGATTTCACATACCAACGAAAGGCAGTACGTCTGTGTCTCATGCAACAAAGCTTACAAGTATAAACAGGATTTAAAGAACCATAGGTGTAAAAATATGGAGCAACCCCTCTAA